The Methanomicrobia archaeon genome includes a region encoding these proteins:
- the neuC gene encoding UDP-N-acetylglucosamine 2-epimerase (hydrolyzing) has translation MMRKIAVITGTRAEYGILKPVIRAIDAHPELELSLIVMGMHLLQDFGFTLREIENDSFEIAAKIEGLYAKDSGEDMARSVGEGIVQLARTLVRLKPDVLLLLGDRGEMLAGAVAATFMNIPIGHIHGGDVSGNVDEPVRHAITKLAHIHFPATKESAQRIIAMGEDPSYTFTVGAPGLETIFHEKFIEPPVLAEKYHLDLSQPLLLVLQHPVTTEVDEAPGQIRETLEAIADLQYQTILIYPNADAGGRRMIEVIKEYETEKYPFIGTFKSISHEEYLSLMKIASLLVGNSSSGIIEAPSFGVPVVNIGSRQQGRQRAENIIDVGYNRAQIAAAIRTALDDEAFKAKSRSGKNPYGDGRAGERIAKILAGIKIDKNLLKKRMSY, from the coding sequence ATCATGAGAAAAATTGCGGTCATTACAGGTACTCGCGCGGAGTACGGGATACTCAAACCAGTAATTCGAGCGATTGATGCACATCCTGAATTGGAGCTTTCATTGATCGTAATGGGAATGCATCTACTGCAGGATTTCGGATTTACTCTACGAGAAATTGAAAATGATAGCTTTGAAATAGCAGCAAAGATTGAAGGGTTGTATGCCAAAGATAGCGGCGAGGATATGGCACGATCTGTTGGTGAGGGTATTGTACAATTAGCAAGAACGCTGGTCCGCCTCAAGCCTGATGTTTTATTACTTCTGGGTGATCGTGGCGAGATGCTTGCGGGTGCAGTCGCCGCAACCTTTATGAATATCCCTATCGGCCATATTCATGGTGGAGACGTCTCGGGGAACGTTGACGAACCTGTCCGACACGCCATTACTAAACTGGCACATATCCACTTTCCGGCCACGAAAGAAAGCGCGCAGCGAATCATTGCCATGGGTGAGGATCCTTCATATACGTTTACCGTTGGCGCGCCGGGCCTTGAGACCATTTTCCATGAAAAGTTCATCGAGCCACCTGTATTGGCAGAAAAATACCATCTGGATCTTTCACAACCTCTTTTACTTGTTCTTCAGCATCCCGTAACGACCGAAGTCGATGAGGCTCCGGGCCAGATTCGTGAAACGCTGGAAGCCATCGCGGATTTGCAATACCAAACAATTCTGATCTATCCAAACGCAGATGCAGGCGGACGAAGAATGATCGAGGTAATAAAAGAATACGAAACGGAGAAATACCCATTCATCGGAACCTTTAAAAGTATATCGCACGAAGAGTATCTCAGTTTAATGAAGATAGCAAGCTTGCTCGTTGGCAATTCAAGTAGCGGCATTATTGAGGCGCCGTCGTTCGGGGTGCCTGTGGTGAACATCGGCTCGCGGCAGCAAGGGCGACAGCGGGCTGAGAATATCATTGACGTCGGGTACAATCGGGCACAAATTGCAGCTGCGATACGAACAGCTCTTGACGATGAAGCATTTAAAGCAAAATCAAGGAGCGGTAAAAATCCGTACGGGGATGGTCGGGCAGGGGAAAGAATTGCTAAAATCTTAGCTGGGATAAAAATAGATAAGAACCTGTTAAAGAAGAGAATGAGCTACTAG
- the neuB gene encoding N-acetylneuraminate synthase, with protein MNIFKIIENRTFIIAEAGVNHNGSLQLAKKLVDAAKDAGADAVKFQTFRADNLVTQSAKKAEYQEKNASEGESQYEMLKKLELTKDEFSTLFDYTKNKGMIFLSSPFDKASVDLLDSLGVNAFKIASGEITNIPLLCYVATKGKPIILSTGMSMLDEVEAAVNILRNVGAHEIVLLHCVSNYPALIAETNLRAITTLKQAFKVPVGFSDHTIGITATVAAIALGACVIEKHFTLDRSLPGPDHQASLEPEEMMELVKTIRAVEQALGNGIKKPTPSEEVMKKVARRSIVAGEDISAGTIITASMLDLKRPGTGLEPQQLNNVIGRKANKAIKRNELITFEIIS; from the coding sequence ATGAATATTTTTAAAATAATCGAAAATAGAACTTTTATTATCGCTGAGGCGGGTGTTAATCATAACGGCTCCTTGCAGTTAGCGAAGAAACTTGTTGACGCCGCAAAGGATGCAGGAGCTGATGCTGTAAAATTTCAAACATTCCGCGCGGATAATCTGGTTACCCAAAGCGCCAAGAAGGCAGAATATCAGGAAAAAAACGCATCTGAAGGAGAATCACAGTATGAAATGCTCAAAAAATTGGAGCTTACTAAGGATGAATTTAGCACCTTGTTCGATTATACAAAAAATAAAGGGATGATTTTCTTATCCTCACCATTCGACAAAGCCAGTGTTGATTTGCTTGATTCATTAGGTGTTAACGCATTCAAAATAGCGTCTGGAGAGATAACTAATATCCCACTACTTTGCTACGTAGCGACAAAAGGGAAGCCGATTATACTGTCCACGGGTATGTCCATGTTAGATGAGGTGGAGGCCGCAGTTAATATACTGCGAAATGTGGGGGCCCACGAAATCGTTTTGCTTCACTGTGTCTCTAATTATCCTGCGCTGATTGCAGAGACAAATTTGAGGGCTATAACAACGTTGAAACAAGCGTTCAAAGTCCCGGTTGGGTTTTCAGATCATACCATTGGGATTACTGCAACTGTTGCTGCGATCGCTTTGGGCGCGTGCGTGATCGAGAAGCATTTTACGCTCGACAGGTCATTACCGGGGCCCGACCATCAGGCATCATTGGAGCCTGAGGAGATGATGGAGTTGGTGAAGACCATAAGAGCGGTAGAGCAAGCTCTTGGAAACGGGATAAAAAAACCCACACCGAGTGAAGAAGTGATGAAAAAAGTCGCAAGACGGAGTATTGTGGCGGGCGAAGATATTTCGGCAGGCACTATTATTACTGCTTCGATGCTTGACCTGAAGCGACCTGGTACAGGACTCGAGCCACAACAGTTGAATAACGTCATTGGAAGGAAAGCAAATAAGGCAATCAAACGTAACGAGCTGATCACGTTTGAAATAATATCATGA
- a CDS encoding SDR family oxidoreductase has translation MFNLKGKTIIITGGAGLLGSTFSKVCAEYGANVVIADIDEEGAGEVIEKIKEKGFNNIIFQKSDITSEEDVQNIIDTALNEFGEIDALLNNAYPRNENYGRKIEEVSFKDFCENVNLHLGGYFLISKKILNVMVKQKHGNIINMASIYGFSAPKFDIYEGTDMTMPVEYAAIKGAIISLTKYLATYFGKYNIRVNAVSPGGVFNNQPEIFVKNYSEKVILGKRMANTNDLIGVLLFLLSDYSSYITGQNIVVDGGFTL, from the coding sequence ATGTTCAATTTAAAAGGCAAAACAATAATAATAACTGGTGGCGCAGGTCTATTAGGTAGTACATTTTCAAAAGTATGTGCAGAATATGGCGCAAATGTTGTCATAGCGGATATTGATGAAGAGGGGGCAGGCGAAGTGATAGAGAAAATAAAAGAAAAAGGATTTAATAATATAATTTTTCAAAAATCGGATATAACAAGTGAAGAGGATGTTCAGAACATAATAGACACGGCATTAAATGAATTTGGAGAAATAGATGCTTTATTGAACAATGCGTATCCAAGGAATGAAAATTATGGCAGGAAAATTGAAGAAGTTTCTTTTAAAGATTTCTGCGAAAACGTAAATCTGCATTTGGGGGGATATTTTTTAATATCAAAAAAAATATTAAATGTTATGGTAAAACAAAAGCACGGTAATATAATAAATATGGCATCCATTTATGGTTTTTCCGCACCAAAATTTGATATTTACGAAGGAACAGATATGACAATGCCTGTAGAGTACGCAGCAATTAAAGGTGCTATAATAAGCCTCACTAAATATTTAGCAACATACTTTGGAAAATATAATATTAGGGTGAACGCTGTTTCACCTGGGGGAGTGTTTAATAATCAACCAGAAATTTTTGTCAAAAATTACTCAGAAAAAGTAATTTTGGGGAAGAGAATGGCAAATACGAACGACTTGATAGGTGTTTTATTGTTTTTGTTAAGTGATTATTCAAGCTATATTACTGGTCAAAATATCGTGGTGGATGGGGGGTTTACATTATGA
- a CDS encoding aminotransferase class III-fold pyridoxal phosphate-dependent enzyme, protein MTENRNVGIALWNKAKQIIPGGNQLLSKRSEMFLPNQWPSYYKYAKGVEIFDLDGNRFIDMSIMGVGTCILGYADDDVNNAVKEIIDSSSMCTLNCPEEVKLAELLLHLHPWADMVKYTKTGGEAMAVAVRIARAYTKKDKIAFCGYHGWHDWYLSANLADDKNLDGQLLPGLEPLGVPRGLKGTAIPFNYNEIEELEDIIKNNDIGVIVVEPIRHQEPKNNFLGNVRKIADEIGAVLIFDEITSGWRMNIGGIHELYNIPPDMAVYGKAMSNGFPMAAIVGKGGIMDMAQNSFISSTYWTESIGPVASITTINKMMDNNVPSYLCKIGNLISSGWRKLSEEHDLKIDILGIPPLTTFVFDYGDDSQALLTLFTQEMLNRGFLASKSVYVSYSHTEEHVGMYLENVSEVFGIVKKAIKEDNIYDLLKGPIAHEGFKRLT, encoded by the coding sequence ATGACCGAAAATAGGAATGTCGGTATTGCGTTATGGAACAAAGCAAAACAGATTATACCTGGTGGTAACCAACTACTCTCAAAGCGTTCAGAAATGTTTCTGCCAAATCAATGGCCTTCTTACTACAAATACGCGAAAGGTGTCGAAATTTTTGACTTGGATGGTAACAGATTTATTGATATGTCAATTATGGGCGTAGGAACTTGCATTTTGGGATATGCTGACGACGATGTGAACAACGCTGTTAAAGAAATTATAGATTCGAGCTCGATGTGCACATTGAACTGTCCTGAAGAAGTTAAATTGGCTGAATTATTATTGCATCTACATCCATGGGCAGATATGGTAAAATATACAAAGACGGGCGGAGAGGCAATGGCAGTAGCAGTAAGAATTGCACGTGCTTATACTAAAAAAGATAAAATAGCATTCTGTGGCTATCATGGATGGCATGATTGGTATTTATCAGCGAACTTAGCTGATGATAAGAATTTGGATGGACAATTGCTCCCAGGGTTAGAACCCTTAGGCGTTCCTAGAGGTTTAAAAGGAACTGCAATCCCTTTTAATTATAATGAAATAGAAGAACTTGAAGATATTATAAAAAATAATGACATTGGTGTAATTGTAGTGGAGCCAATAAGACATCAAGAGCCAAAAAATAATTTCTTAGGAAATGTGAGAAAAATTGCTGACGAGATTGGTGCTGTTTTAATATTTGATGAAATAACATCAGGATGGAGAATGAATATCGGGGGAATTCACGAACTTTACAATATCCCTCCTGATATGGCCGTTTATGGAAAAGCGATGAGTAATGGATTTCCAATGGCCGCGATTGTTGGAAAAGGAGGTATCATGGATATGGCACAAAATAGTTTTATAAGTAGTACATATTGGACTGAGAGCATTGGTCCTGTTGCATCCATAACTACGATAAACAAAATGATGGATAATAACGTTCCTTCTTATTTATGTAAAATAGGGAATTTGATAAGTTCTGGATGGAGGAAACTATCAGAAGAACACGATTTGAAAATAGATATACTGGGTATTCCACCATTAACAACTTTTGTTTTTGATTATGGAGATGATAGTCAGGCTTTGCTTACCCTCTTCACGCAAGAAATGTTAAATCGTGGGTTTTTAGCATCAAAAAGTGTATATGTTTCTTATAGTCACACTGAGGAGCACGTTGGGATGTATTTGGAGAATGTAAGCGAGGTATTTGGAATCGTTAAAAAGGCTATTAAGGAGGATAATATTTATGATCTACTAAAAGGACCAATTGCACATGAAGGATTTAAAAGATTAACTTAG
- a CDS encoding acylneuraminate cytidylyltransferase family protein — translation MRYKIIAIIPARGGSKGLPRKNIKPLLGKPLIAWTIEQAKKSKYIDKVIVSTEDEEIAEISKEYGAEVSFLRPKELARDDSPTIEVILHAINWFEKRDEYFDLVVLLEPTSPLRDVEDIDNCVKMLVNNPKAKAIVGIAKLESSHPEFNVVINDMGFIRKPDGTSNFKFLRRQELEEVYFFEGSIYISKIEALKKNRTFYHELTLAYVVQKYKSLEVDELSDFICIEALMKAKIEKEL, via the coding sequence ATGAGATATAAGATCATTGCGATAATCCCTGCACGCGGTGGCTCTAAGGGACTCCCGAGGAAAAATATAAAACCTTTGTTAGGCAAACCGTTGATAGCATGGACAATAGAACAGGCAAAAAAGAGCAAATATATTGACAAAGTGATTGTGAGTACTGAAGATGAAGAAATTGCTGAGATTTCAAAGGAATACGGTGCCGAAGTTTCGTTCTTAAGACCTAAAGAATTGGCCAGAGATGATTCCCCGACAATTGAAGTAATTCTGCATGCGATTAATTGGTTTGAAAAAAGAGATGAATACTTTGATTTAGTCGTGTTACTAGAACCAACTTCACCCCTTAGGGATGTAGAAGACATAGACAACTGTGTTAAAATGCTAGTTAACAATCCTAAAGCAAAAGCCATTGTCGGCATTGCCAAGTTAGAAAGTAGCCATCCAGAATTTAATGTAGTAATCAACGACATGGGTTTTATCAGAAAACCGGATGGCACAAGCAATTTCAAATTTTTGAGACGGCAAGAATTAGAAGAAGTATACTTCTTTGAGGGGAGCATCTACATATCAAAAATAGAAGCGCTCAAAAAAAATAGAACTTTTTATCATGAATTAACTTTAGCTTATGTTGTCCAAAAATATAAATCCTTAGAAGTAGACGAACTAAGTGACTTTATATGTATAGAAGCTTTAATGAAGGCAAAAATAGAAAAGGAATTATGA
- a CDS encoding CDP-glycerol glycerophosphotransferase family protein, translating to MPRDFYLLKIWLNEVNAMKNLKLHSVAFQMIKDVEELYHVDSIALTDGTKLWNLLRIVIFYYFQKGDLSLSKNINSYKKKINYLVTSLLPISFPKRIDFCGFSGTESRKLWRGKYFDIYMDPLYEVLGETFTIFEWPNEQGYRIKYNGDVYSKNYVPMYIPVFTKTFWKIVYFEAFNKSPKIINNMILTDLITYISAEYSVNKKEFEKYIYSSIGIFLSVKFFLKTLLEKINPKGVIIRCGYTRFHMALSQACKELGIPTVEVQHGFITRYSIGYVKATNSLNRDCLPDYFLSYGNKFSEIVKKGNLFDSQNVASIGFPYLAVMKGKEISVKNNLDNFITNYRYTILITSDSLLHIALAVEDFSINLSKRLDEKNKNIGIIFKPHPFDKKEYQNLQKLGNVYVADKQDNVYHLMKIINVHSTVFSTCAIEALAFGKPNIVINIKGKYADNISEIIDQKSSFIADNVDDYIMKLNLILLNYDKHSKEALQKSFEYFKGDSLKNLRNFINRLENET from the coding sequence GTGCCACGGGATTTTTATCTTTTAAAAATATGGTTAAACGAAGTGAACGCTATGAAAAACTTAAAGTTGCACTCTGTAGCATTTCAAATGATAAAGGATGTGGAAGAACTTTACCACGTAGACTCTATCGCGCTCACGGATGGAACCAAGCTATGGAATTTATTGCGTATAGTTATTTTTTACTATTTTCAGAAGGGAGACTTATCATTATCCAAAAATATTAACTCCTACAAAAAAAAAATTAATTATTTAGTGACCAGCCTTTTACCAATTAGCTTCCCGAAAAGGATTGATTTTTGCGGTTTTTCGGGTACGGAAAGTAGGAAATTGTGGCGGGGAAAGTATTTTGATATATATATGGATCCACTTTATGAAGTACTGGGAGAAACATTTACCATTTTTGAATGGCCAAATGAACAAGGTTATAGGATTAAATACAATGGTGATGTATATTCTAAAAATTATGTGCCAATGTATATCCCTGTTTTTACAAAGACTTTTTGGAAAATAGTCTATTTCGAGGCATTTAATAAATCCCCAAAAATAATAAATAATATGATACTCACTGATTTAATAACCTACATATCTGCTGAATATTCTGTAAATAAAAAAGAATTTGAAAAATATATATATTCTTCCATCGGAATTTTTTTATCAGTTAAATTTTTTTTAAAGACCCTTTTAGAAAAGATCAATCCAAAAGGTGTGATTATAAGGTGTGGATATACTCGTTTTCATATGGCATTGTCTCAGGCTTGTAAAGAGCTTGGAATTCCAACAGTTGAGGTGCAGCATGGTTTTATAACTAGATATTCTATTGGATACGTAAAAGCCACTAATTCTCTGAACCGAGATTGCTTACCGGATTATTTCCTCTCTTACGGGAATAAATTCTCAGAAATAGTTAAAAAGGGTAATCTTTTCGACTCGCAAAACGTTGCCAGCATTGGATTCCCTTACTTAGCGGTAATGAAAGGAAAAGAAATATCTGTTAAGAATAATTTGGATAATTTTATTACCAATTACCGCTATACTATACTTATTACGTCTGATTCTTTGCTACACATAGCTCTAGCAGTTGAAGATTTTTCAATTAATTTATCGAAACGATTGGATGAAAAAAATAAAAATATAGGGATTATTTTTAAGCCCCATCCTTTTGATAAAAAAGAATACCAGAATTTACAGAAGTTAGGGAATGTTTATGTCGCAGATAAGCAAGATAATGTATACCATCTTATGAAAATTATTAATGTCCACTCTACTGTCTTCTCTACCTGTGCAATAGAAGCGCTCGCTTTCGGAAAACCGAACATCGTCATCAACATAAAAGGGAAATATGCCGATAACATTTCAGAAATTATAGATCAAAAATCTTCATTTATTGCAGACAATGTAGATGATTATATTATGAAATTAAATTTAATACTTTTAAATTATGATAAACATTCCAAAGAAGCTTTACAGAAATCTTTTGAATATTTCAAGGGAGATTCTCTCAAAAATTTGAGAAATTTTATTAATCGACTTGAAAATGAAACTTAA